A genome region from Glutamicibacter arilaitensis Re117 includes the following:
- a CDS encoding aldehyde dehydrogenase family protein, whose translation MSSPSNQNPLLHHGATLFIDGAFTPAASGETRTINCPANGEAVATVSEAGEADSIKAIEAARRSFDSGIWSSVPAAQRGDFLLKAAEQLVARKAEFALAETLDTGKRLVESELDMDDIISCFRYFGKLAGQEAGRVVDANDPNVISRIDYEPVGVAAMITPWNYPLLQAAWKIAPALAAGCSFVLKPAELTPSTAILMMEVLKDLGLPAGVANLVTGAGAQAGAVLSEHKDVDLVSFTGGLVTGRKVAAAAAGTVKKVALELGGKNPNVVFADADFDAALDNALNGAFVHSGQVCSAGARLVIHESIAEKFVDELVRRAQQITLGGPFDQKAETGALISAAHLEKVDAYVQAGIAEGARVRCGGRRATEQDGAGLGSGHFYLPTVIDQVTGSMSVAQDEAFGPTITVETFSTEDQAVAIANDTIYGLAGAVWSQDAGKAARVAKRLRHGTIWINDYHPYLPQAEWGGFGQSGVGRELGPTGLGEYQEAKHVYQNLNPQVTGWFAQKQS comes from the coding sequence ATGAGTTCTCCGAGCAACCAGAATCCGCTCCTGCACCATGGCGCGACGCTGTTCATCGACGGCGCTTTCACGCCCGCGGCCAGCGGCGAAACCCGCACCATCAACTGCCCGGCCAATGGGGAAGCGGTGGCCACCGTTTCCGAGGCAGGGGAAGCCGATTCGATCAAGGCCATCGAAGCTGCCCGCCGCTCGTTCGATTCGGGCATCTGGTCCAGCGTGCCGGCCGCGCAGCGCGGCGACTTCCTGCTGAAAGCCGCCGAGCAGCTGGTGGCGCGCAAGGCTGAATTCGCGCTGGCCGAAACCCTGGACACCGGCAAACGCCTGGTCGAATCCGAGCTGGACATGGACGACATCATCTCCTGCTTCCGCTACTTCGGAAAGCTGGCTGGACAGGAAGCCGGCCGCGTAGTCGATGCCAACGACCCGAATGTCATCTCGCGGATCGACTACGAGCCGGTAGGCGTGGCCGCCATGATCACCCCGTGGAACTACCCATTGCTGCAGGCGGCATGGAAGATCGCTCCGGCTTTGGCCGCGGGCTGCTCCTTCGTGCTCAAGCCGGCCGAATTGACCCCGTCCACCGCGATCTTGATGATGGAGGTCCTCAAGGACCTTGGGCTGCCAGCTGGCGTGGCCAACCTGGTCACCGGCGCCGGCGCGCAGGCCGGCGCGGTGCTCTCGGAGCACAAGGACGTGGATCTAGTCTCCTTTACCGGTGGCCTGGTCACCGGGCGCAAGGTCGCCGCCGCTGCCGCTGGCACGGTGAAGAAGGTGGCCTTGGAGCTGGGCGGCAAGAACCCGAATGTGGTCTTCGCCGATGCGGACTTCGACGCTGCGCTGGATAATGCCCTCAATGGGGCGTTCGTGCACTCCGGGCAGGTCTGCTCCGCCGGCGCGCGCCTGGTCATCCACGAATCGATCGCCGAGAAGTTCGTCGACGAGCTGGTGCGCCGCGCGCAGCAGATTACCCTGGGCGGGCCTTTCGACCAGAAGGCGGAGACCGGCGCGCTGATCTCGGCAGCCCATCTGGAAAAGGTGGACGCCTATGTGCAGGCCGGCATCGCCGAGGGCGCGCGGGTGCGCTGCGGCGGACGCCGGGCCACCGAACAGGACGGCGCCGGCCTGGGCTCCGGCCATTTCTACCTGCCAACGGTCATCGACCAGGTCACCGGTTCGATGTCGGTGGCCCAGGACGAGGCCTTTGGCCCGACCATCACCGTGGAGACCTTCTCAACCGAGGATCAGGCGGTGGCCATCGCCAATGACACCATCTACGGCCTGGCTGGGGCTGTCTGGTCGCAGGATGCTGGAAAGGCCGCGCGCGTGGCCAAGCGCCTGCGCCACGGCACCATCTGGATCAACGACTACCACCCCTACCTGCCGCAGGCTGAATGGGGCGGCTTCGGCCAGTCCGGGGTGGGCCGCGAACTGGGCCCGACCGGCCTGGGCGAATACCAGGAAGCCAAGCACGTCTACCAGAATCTGAACCCGCAGGTTACCGGTTGGTTCGCACAGAAGCAAAGCTGA
- a CDS encoding GMC family oxidoreductase: MHKKDFDYIVIGGGSAGAAAASRLSEDPSVTVALVEAGPDDRGYDEVLQLDRWMELLESGLDWDYPIEEQENGNSFMRHARAKVMGGCSSHNSCIAFWAPREDIDEWESKFGATGWNSQMAYRLYKKLETNEDAGPQAPHHGDSGPVKLMNVPANDPCGVAILDAAEQAGIPRAKFNNDQTVVNGANFFQINRLPDGTRSSSSVSYIHPITGRENFFLLTGLQARKLNFDASKRCTGVDVVDGAFGRTSTLNAAREVVVSAGAIDSPKLLMLSGIGPAEHLEEVGVQVLVDSPGVGEHLQDHPEGVIQWEAKKPMVESSTQWWEIGIFTPTREGLDRPDLMMHYGQVPFDMHTLRQGYPTGENTFCLTPNVTHAKSRGTVRLRSCDFRDKPKVDPRYFTDPEGHDARVMTFGIRKAREIVAQSPMADWAGEEQFPGKDVQTDDQIFDYLRRTHNTVYHPAGSVRMGAEDDAMSPLDPQLRVKGVSGLRVADASVMPELVTVNPNITVMMIGERCAELIQQD; the protein is encoded by the coding sequence ATGCATAAGAAGGATTTCGACTACATCGTTATCGGCGGCGGCTCCGCCGGCGCGGCGGCAGCCTCCCGGCTGAGCGAAGACCCCTCGGTGACGGTGGCGCTGGTGGAAGCCGGTCCCGATGACCGCGGCTATGATGAGGTCCTGCAGCTTGACCGCTGGATGGAACTGCTCGAATCCGGCCTTGACTGGGACTACCCGATCGAGGAGCAGGAGAACGGCAACTCGTTCATGCGCCATGCGCGGGCCAAGGTGATGGGCGGGTGCTCCAGCCACAACTCCTGCATCGCTTTCTGGGCGCCGCGCGAGGACATCGACGAATGGGAGTCCAAGTTCGGTGCCACCGGCTGGAACTCGCAGATGGCCTACCGCCTGTACAAGAAGCTGGAAACCAATGAGGATGCCGGCCCGCAGGCGCCGCACCATGGCGATTCGGGCCCGGTGAAGCTGATGAACGTGCCGGCCAATGACCCTTGCGGCGTGGCGATCCTGGATGCCGCCGAACAAGCTGGCATCCCGCGCGCGAAGTTCAACAATGACCAGACCGTGGTCAACGGTGCGAACTTCTTCCAGATCAACCGCCTGCCAGATGGCACACGCTCCTCCTCCTCGGTGTCTTACATCCACCCGATTACCGGCCGGGAGAACTTCTTCCTGCTCACCGGGCTGCAGGCGCGCAAGCTGAATTTCGACGCGTCCAAGCGCTGCACTGGCGTCGACGTGGTGGACGGAGCCTTCGGGCGCACCTCGACCCTGAACGCGGCCCGCGAGGTCGTGGTCTCGGCCGGCGCCATCGATTCGCCCAAGCTGCTGATGCTTTCGGGTATCGGCCCGGCCGAGCACCTGGAGGAGGTCGGCGTTCAGGTGCTGGTCGACTCCCCGGGCGTGGGCGAGCACCTGCAGGACCACCCGGAGGGCGTGATCCAGTGGGAAGCGAAGAAGCCCATGGTCGAATCCTCCACCCAGTGGTGGGAGATCGGCATCTTTACCCCGACCCGCGAAGGCCTGGACCGCCCGGATCTGATGATGCACTACGGGCAGGTGCCTTTCGACATGCACACCCTGCGCCAGGGCTACCCCACCGGGGAGAATACCTTCTGCCTGACCCCGAATGTCACCCATGCGAAGTCGCGCGGCACCGTGCGCTTGCGCAGCTGCGACTTCCGGGACAAGCCGAAGGTCGATCCGCGCTACTTCACCGACCCTGAAGGCCATGACGCGAGGGTGATGACTTTCGGCATCCGCAAGGCACGCGAGATCGTCGCCCAGTCCCCAATGGCTGATTGGGCCGGCGAGGAGCAGTTCCCGGGCAAGGATGTGCAAACCGATGACCAGATCTTCGACTACCTGCGCCGCACCCACAACACCGTCTACCATCCAGCCGGTTCGGTGCGCATGGGCGCCGAAGATGATGCGATGAGTCCGCTGGATCCGCAGCTGCGGGTCAAGGGCGTGAGCGGCCTGCGGGTGGCTGATGCGTCGGTGATGCCGGAGCTGGTGACGGTTAATCCGAACATCACGGTGATGATGATCGGCGAGCGTTGCGCCGAGCTGATCCAGCAGGACTAG
- a CDS encoding amidohydrolase, with protein MNENGNVASVAEVTEPLAEQLIGFRRELHRNPELSFAEHQTTERILETLRAAGLSPQKMAETGAFVDIGQGPIRIAFRADIDALPVVEETNLEFASMTPGVAHACGHDIHTTVMLGVALALGQLDAAGKLEGRVRVIFQPAEEKLPGGALSVIEQGLLDGVPRVLALHCDPRIDAGHIGTRIGAITSASDTIRIEVNGRGGHTSRPHLTEDIVFAMSQIATQVPAVLGRKVDVRSAVSVVWGQIHAGSVPNAIPATGYLAGTMRCLDGDIWYEAGELLDSAVRQIAAPYGVEIKLQHTRGVPPVVNAPAETALIEDAARREFGAEAIELTPQSMGGEDFAWMTQKVSGAMLRLGTRTPGGKTYDLHRGDYIPDESCIGVGVRIMTAAALQAVSEANAK; from the coding sequence GTGAATGAAAATGGCAATGTCGCTTCCGTCGCCGAGGTCACCGAGCCGCTAGCCGAGCAACTTATCGGCTTCCGCCGGGAACTGCACCGCAACCCGGAACTGTCCTTTGCGGAGCACCAAACCACCGAGCGCATTCTCGAAACTTTGCGCGCCGCGGGCCTGTCCCCGCAGAAGATGGCGGAGACCGGAGCCTTCGTGGATATCGGCCAAGGGCCAATCCGCATTGCTTTCCGCGCCGACATCGACGCGTTGCCGGTGGTGGAAGAAACAAATCTGGAATTCGCCTCGATGACTCCGGGCGTAGCGCACGCCTGCGGCCACGACATCCACACCACCGTCATGCTCGGCGTGGCCCTGGCCTTGGGCCAGCTGGATGCCGCTGGCAAGCTCGAAGGGCGCGTGAGGGTGATCTTCCAGCCTGCCGAAGAAAAGCTTCCTGGCGGAGCGCTGTCGGTGATCGAGCAGGGATTGCTTGATGGCGTGCCGCGCGTGCTGGCGTTGCACTGCGACCCGCGGATCGACGCCGGGCACATCGGTACCCGCATTGGTGCGATCACCTCGGCCAGCGATACCATCCGCATCGAGGTCAACGGCCGCGGCGGGCATACCTCCCGTCCGCATTTGACCGAGGACATCGTTTTCGCCATGAGCCAGATCGCCACCCAGGTCCCTGCCGTGCTGGGACGCAAGGTCGATGTGCGTTCGGCCGTCTCGGTCGTGTGGGGGCAGATCCACGCTGGCAGCGTGCCCAATGCCATTCCTGCCACCGGCTACCTCGCAGGCACCATGCGCTGTCTGGACGGGGACATCTGGTATGAGGCAGGCGAATTACTGGATAGCGCGGTGCGCCAGATTGCCGCTCCGTACGGCGTGGAAATCAAGCTTCAGCACACCCGCGGGGTGCCACCGGTGGTCAACGCTCCGGCGGAGACCGCATTGATCGAGGACGCCGCGCGCCGCGAGTTCGGAGCCGAGGCCATCGAGCTGACTCCGCAGTCCATGGGCGGGGAGGACTTCGCCTGGATGACGCAGAAGGTTTCAGGGGCCATGCTTCGGCTGGGAACCCGCACCCCGGGCGGCAAAACCTATGACCTGCATCGGGGGGATTACATCCCCGACGAATCATGCATTGGCGTGGGAGTTCGAATCATGACCGCGGCAGCACTGCAGGCTGTGAGTGAGGCGAACGCCAAATAG
- a CDS encoding BMP family lipoprotein, which yields MRFVSRKTGVAAAMLGISALALSACGAAPEESSSDGQFKDFVGCIVSDSGGFDDQSFNESSHRGLMNAKEDLGIQVKTAESKSNADFTTNLNGMVTAGCDLTVTIGFLLGDATAEAAAANPDKNFAIVDFQYEKPIENVKPIIYDTAQAAYLAGYAAAAASKTGTVATFGGIQIPTVTIFMDGFADGVDKFNEDKGKDVKLLGWNKDKQNGTFSGDFEKQDKGKQITKNFIASGADVIMPVAGPVGKGAGAAVVEANKSGKEAKLVWVDSDGFLTAPDYKDVMLTSVIKTMDTAVEDVLRTDAEGNFDSTPYVGTLENEGVALAPFHNFDEEIGEETKSEIEALKQQIVSGELKIDSASSPK from the coding sequence ATGCGCTTCGTATCGCGCAAGACCGGCGTGGCAGCTGCCATGCTCGGCATCTCAGCATTGGCTTTGAGCGCCTGCGGCGCTGCACCGGAAGAGTCCAGCTCGGATGGCCAGTTCAAGGACTTCGTCGGCTGCATCGTTTCCGACTCCGGCGGCTTCGATGACCAGTCCTTCAACGAGTCCTCGCACCGCGGCCTGATGAACGCCAAGGAAGATCTGGGCATCCAGGTCAAGACCGCAGAATCCAAGTCCAACGCGGACTTCACGACCAACCTCAACGGGATGGTCACCGCAGGCTGCGACCTGACCGTAACCATCGGATTCCTGCTCGGTGACGCGACTGCTGAAGCGGCCGCTGCCAACCCGGACAAGAACTTCGCGATCGTCGACTTCCAGTACGAGAAGCCGATCGAAAACGTCAAGCCGATCATCTATGACACGGCCCAGGCTGCTTACCTGGCAGGCTACGCAGCAGCGGCTGCCTCGAAGACCGGCACCGTTGCCACCTTCGGCGGCATCCAGATCCCAACCGTGACCATCTTCATGGACGGCTTCGCTGACGGCGTTGACAAGTTCAACGAAGACAAGGGCAAGGACGTCAAGCTGCTGGGTTGGAACAAGGACAAGCAGAACGGTACCTTCTCCGGCGACTTCGAGAAGCAGGATAAGGGCAAGCAGATCACCAAGAACTTCATCGCTTCCGGCGCTGACGTGATCATGCCTGTAGCCGGCCCAGTGGGCAAGGGCGCTGGCGCTGCAGTAGTTGAAGCCAACAAGTCCGGCAAGGAAGCCAAGCTTGTTTGGGTTGACTCTGATGGCTTCCTGACCGCTCCTGACTACAAGGACGTCATGCTGACTTCGGTCATCAAGACCATGGACACCGCGGTTGAGGACGTTCTCCGCACCGACGCCGAAGGCAACTTCGACTCGACCCCATACGTAGGTACCTTGGAAAATGAGGGCGTTGCACTGGCACCGTTCCACAACTTCGACGAGGAAATCGGCGAAGAAACCAAGAGTGAGATCGAAGCTTTGAAGCAGCAGATCGTCTCCGGTGAGCTGAAGATCGATTCGGCTTCCAGCCCTAAGTAG
- a CDS encoding ABC transporter ATP-binding protein, with amino-acid sequence MKLELRGISKAFGSFYANKDIDLVVDDAQIHCLLGENGAGKSTLMNVLYGLYQPTEGQILLDGKPVEFSGPGDAMAAGIGMVHQHFMLVPVFTVAENIALGAETTKAGGMLDLQVTRKKIREISDRYGFDVDPDAVVEDLPVGVQQRVEIIKALVRDARILILDEPTAVLTPQETDELLDIMRQLKANGTSIVFISHKLREVRAVSDVITVIRRGEVIDSVSPESSTTELANLMVGRAVELNLHKEAATPGAAALEVSNLSVVNAAGSTTLDSVSFTIHEGEILAVAGVQGNGQTELTEAILGTQPVTGGSVKLAGKELVGKSVKQILRSGLGFVPEDRSVHGLVTQFSIEENLVLDLYDRPPFGKGISMNLAAIKKNATQQIEGFDVRTDNPLNPASSLSGGNQQKVVMARELSRDLKLFIASQPTRGVDVGSIEFLHRRIVAERDKGTPVMIVSTELDEVMELADRIAVLYKGKINGIVPGDTSREVLGLMMAGVSQEEALAQADFTKADNEPVEAKPVSEQDNQEGEAQ; translated from the coding sequence GTGAAACTCGAACTACGAGGAATCTCGAAAGCCTTCGGTTCTTTCTACGCCAATAAAGATATCGACCTCGTAGTCGATGACGCCCAGATTCACTGTCTGCTCGGCGAAAACGGTGCTGGAAAGTCCACGCTTATGAACGTGCTCTACGGTCTGTACCAACCGACCGAGGGCCAAATTCTGCTGGACGGCAAGCCCGTCGAGTTCTCCGGACCAGGCGACGCCATGGCCGCTGGCATCGGCATGGTGCACCAGCACTTCATGCTGGTTCCGGTATTCACCGTGGCTGAGAACATTGCCTTGGGCGCAGAGACCACCAAAGCCGGCGGCATGCTGGATTTGCAGGTCACTCGCAAGAAGATCCGCGAAATCTCGGATCGCTACGGCTTTGACGTAGACCCCGACGCAGTAGTTGAAGATCTGCCCGTCGGCGTGCAGCAGCGCGTGGAAATCATCAAGGCCCTGGTGCGCGATGCGCGCATCCTGATTCTCGATGAGCCAACTGCGGTGCTGACCCCGCAGGAAACCGACGAGCTGCTGGACATCATGCGCCAGCTCAAGGCCAACGGCACCTCGATCGTCTTCATTTCGCACAAGCTGCGCGAAGTGCGAGCCGTCTCCGATGTGATTACCGTGATCCGCCGCGGCGAAGTCATCGACTCGGTTTCCCCGGAATCTTCCACCACCGAGCTGGCCAACCTGATGGTGGGCCGCGCGGTGGAGCTGAACCTGCACAAGGAGGCGGCGACCCCGGGCGCCGCCGCACTTGAGGTCAGCAACCTCAGCGTGGTCAACGCAGCGGGCTCCACCACCTTGGACTCGGTTTCCTTCACCATCCACGAAGGCGAAATCCTTGCCGTGGCAGGCGTGCAGGGCAACGGCCAGACCGAATTGACCGAAGCCATTCTGGGCACCCAGCCGGTAACCGGTGGTTCGGTCAAGCTCGCTGGCAAGGAACTGGTGGGCAAGTCGGTCAAGCAGATCCTGCGTTCGGGCCTCGGCTTCGTTCCCGAAGACCGTTCGGTGCACGGACTGGTCACCCAGTTCTCCATTGAGGAGAACCTGGTGCTGGACCTCTACGACCGCCCGCCATTCGGCAAGGGCATCTCGATGAACCTGGCGGCGATCAAGAAGAACGCCACGCAGCAGATCGAGGGCTTCGACGTGCGTACGGACAACCCCTTGAACCCAGCTTCCAGCCTCTCGGGCGGCAACCAGCAGAAGGTTGTCATGGCCCGCGAGCTGAGCCGTGATTTGAAGCTGTTCATCGCTTCGCAGCCAACCCGTGGCGTGGATGTGGGATCCATCGAATTCCTGCACCGCCGCATCGTCGCCGAACGCGACAAGGGCACCCCGGTGATGATCGTGTCCACCGAGCTGGACGAAGTCATGGAACTGGCCGACCGCATCGCGGTGCTCTACAAGGGCAAGATCAACGGCATTGTGCCGGGGGATACCTCCCGTGAAGTATTGGGCCTGATGATGGCCGGCGTTTCGCAGGAAGAAGCTCTGGCCCAGGCCGACTTCACCAAGGCGGACAATGAGCCGGTTGAAGCCAAGCCAGTTAGCGAGCAGGACAACCAGGAAGGAGAAGCGCAGTGA
- a CDS encoding ABC transporter permease — protein MSEKAPVVPESGKQGNDLLRQITQGPGLVSILGVIVALVIGGLLIAVTDEKVGETAGYLFAQPSAFFSEFWRAATESYVALFNGSIYNSSQGFKPFLETLTVSTPLICAGLGVAVAFRAGLFNIGAQGQIIIGSVLAAYIGFAWHLPLVLHLLLVIVFGLLGGAIWGGLVGLLKAKTGAHEVILTIMFNYVAVYLIEFLMNTQAFRRPGETNPISPILDPSAVFPAIPGSRLHLGFVMAVLLVILISWMFKRSTVGFEFRAVGHNPEAAQTAGINVARTTILAMALAGALAGAAGVAQVAGTEKVLTAGIAGSLGFDAITVALLGRSTPWGTFFAGLLFGAFQAGAVNMQITTGTPIDIVSVVQSLIVLFIAAPPLVKALFGMNRKKKRSSKLEPTKAGAK, from the coding sequence GTGAGCGAGAAAGCACCTGTGGTTCCCGAATCCGGCAAGCAGGGCAATGACCTGCTGCGCCAGATCACCCAGGGACCGGGCCTGGTCTCGATCCTCGGCGTCATCGTCGCCCTGGTCATCGGCGGCCTGCTGATTGCAGTGACCGATGAGAAGGTCGGCGAAACCGCCGGCTACCTCTTCGCCCAGCCGTCGGCCTTCTTCAGCGAGTTCTGGCGTGCGGCCACCGAAAGCTACGTGGCCCTGTTCAACGGCTCGATCTACAACTCCTCCCAGGGCTTCAAGCCGTTCTTGGAGACCCTGACCGTTTCCACCCCGCTGATTTGCGCCGGCCTGGGCGTGGCCGTGGCCTTCCGTGCCGGACTGTTCAACATCGGTGCCCAGGGCCAGATCATCATCGGCTCGGTACTGGCCGCCTACATCGGCTTCGCCTGGCATCTGCCGCTGGTCCTGCACCTGCTGCTGGTGATCGTCTTCGGCCTGCTCGGCGGTGCGATCTGGGGCGGCCTGGTAGGCCTGCTCAAGGCCAAGACCGGCGCCCACGAAGTGATCCTGACGATCATGTTCAACTACGTGGCCGTGTACCTCATCGAATTCTTGATGAACACCCAGGCATTCCGCCGCCCAGGGGAAACCAACCCGATCTCCCCGATCCTGGACCCCTCGGCGGTGTTCCCGGCCATCCCGGGCTCGCGCCTGCACCTGGGCTTCGTCATGGCAGTGCTGCTGGTCATCCTGATTTCCTGGATGTTCAAGCGCTCCACCGTGGGCTTCGAATTCCGCGCAGTGGGGCATAACCCTGAAGCCGCGCAAACCGCCGGCATCAACGTCGCCCGCACCACCATCCTCGCGATGGCCCTGGCCGGCGCGCTGGCTGGCGCTGCCGGTGTGGCGCAGGTTGCCGGTACCGAAAAGGTGCTCACCGCCGGCATCGCCGGTTCGCTGGGCTTCGATGCGATCACCGTAGCCCTGCTGGGCCGCTCCACCCCATGGGGCACCTTCTTCGCCGGCTTGCTCTTCGGTGCATTCCAGGCCGGTGCCGTGAACATGCAGATCACCACGGGCACGCCGATCGACATTGTTTCGGTGGTGCAGTCGCTGATCGTGCTGTTCATCGCCGCACCGCCATTGGTCAAGGCCCTCTTTGGCATGAATCGCAAGAAGAAGCGCAGCTCCAAGCTCGAACCAACTAAGGCAGGTGCCAAGTGA
- a CDS encoding ABC transporter permease — protein sequence MIAVIVFFSFGLLGNDQSAHFTLDSAGDAFTLPELVFPGRITNIVFGVLLLALAAYSWMQRKQGKMLATWMVAVAAVLFVLGFLIWVVSGANINSISLASLLAGGVVLAVPLVFGSLSGVLCERAGVVNIAIEGQLLGGAFTAALVASLTKNAFAGLIAAGLAGALVSLVLAIFSIKYLVNQIIVGVVLNVLVSGITGFLFTTVMQEDPERFNSPAHLPVIDIPLLSSIPVIGPILFKQSVIGYLMYLAVFLVWFGLFKTKWGLRVRAVGEHPKAADTLGIKVNSIRFWNVTLGGIVAGIGGSFFTLVAIDSFTKEISGGRGFIALAAVIFGRWNPIGAFLAALLFGFADNLQVILTIIGTPVPSQFMAMMPYLVTIFAVAGLVGRSRGPAAAGEPYVKE from the coding sequence ATGATCGCAGTCATCGTTTTCTTCAGCTTCGGCTTGCTGGGCAACGACCAGAGCGCGCACTTCACGCTGGATAGCGCCGGCGACGCCTTCACGTTGCCGGAACTGGTCTTCCCGGGCCGCATCACCAACATCGTGTTCGGCGTACTGCTGCTGGCCTTGGCCGCCTACTCATGGATGCAGCGCAAGCAGGGCAAGATGCTGGCCACCTGGATGGTGGCCGTAGCCGCAGTCCTGTTCGTGCTGGGCTTCCTGATCTGGGTAGTCTCCGGGGCGAACATCAACAGCATCTCGCTGGCCAGCTTGCTGGCCGGTGGCGTGGTGCTGGCAGTGCCGCTGGTCTTCGGTTCGCTTTCGGGCGTGCTGTGCGAACGTGCTGGCGTGGTCAACATCGCCATCGAAGGACAGCTGCTTGGCGGCGCCTTCACTGCCGCCCTGGTGGCCTCGCTGACCAAGAACGCCTTCGCAGGGCTGATCGCCGCTGGCCTGGCCGGTGCGCTGGTCTCGCTGGTGCTGGCGATCTTCTCGATCAAGTACCTGGTCAACCAGATCATCGTCGGCGTGGTCTTGAACGTGCTGGTATCGGGCATCACCGGCTTCCTGTTCACCACCGTGATGCAGGAAGACCCGGAGCGGTTCAACTCGCCAGCGCACCTGCCAGTGATTGACATCCCGCTGCTCTCCTCGATCCCGGTCATCGGCCCGATCCTCTTCAAGCAGTCGGTCATCGGCTACCTGATGTACCTGGCCGTCTTCCTGGTCTGGTTCGGATTGTTCAAGACCAAGTGGGGCCTGCGCGTACGCGCCGTGGGCGAGCACCCGAAGGCAGCGGACACCCTGGGCATCAAGGTCAACTCAATCCGCTTCTGGAATGTGACCCTCGGCGGCATCGTGGCCGGTATCGGCGGGTCCTTCTTCACCCTGGTGGCCATCGATTCCTTCACCAAGGAGATCTCCGGCGGACGCGGCTTCATCGCGCTGGCCGCGGTGATCTTCGGACGCTGGAACCCGATCGGCGCCTTCTTGGCTGCCCTGCTCTTCGGCTTTGCAGATAACCTGCAGGTCATCCTCACCATCATCGGCACTCCGGTGCCAAGCCAGTTCATGGCGATGATGCCTTACCTCGTCACGATCTTCGCGGTGGCCGGCCTGGTGGGACGCTCACGCGGACCAGCGGCTGCGGGCGAACCGTATGTGAAGGAATAG
- a CDS encoding cytidine deaminase translates to MNANNAPWPQLEAAAAAALSQAYAPYSNFRVGSAALTSDGRLISGCNVENAAYGVTLCAECAMIGQLFATGGGTLEHFVCFGQLEDGAMELITPCGRCRQLLFEHRGAALQIKTARGIVGINDLLPDAFGPQNLNA, encoded by the coding sequence ATGAATGCCAACAACGCGCCGTGGCCACAGCTTGAAGCTGCGGCCGCGGCCGCGCTGTCTCAGGCCTACGCGCCCTACTCGAATTTCCGGGTGGGGTCAGCGGCACTGACCAGCGACGGCCGCCTGATATCCGGCTGCAATGTAGAAAACGCCGCCTACGGGGTCACCCTGTGCGCCGAATGCGCCATGATCGGCCAGCTGTTCGCCACCGGCGGGGGCACCTTGGAGCACTTCGTGTGCTTCGGCCAGCTTGAAGACGGGGCCATGGAGCTGATCACCCCGTGCGGCCGCTGCCGCCAGCTGCTCTTCGAGCACCGTGGTGCAGCCCTGCAGATCAAGACCGCCCGCGGGATCGTGGGCATCAACGACTTGCTTCCCGATGCTTTCGGGCCGCAGAACCTCAACGCCTAG